In the Colletotrichum lupini chromosome 1, complete sequence genome, one interval contains:
- a CDS encoding amidophosphoribosyltransferase, with product MCGILGICMGHYDRDEDNCDAAQDIHEAMYLLQHRGQDACGIATSSYGGRIFMNKDSGMAATVFKDGKRVIDLPGWMGIGHLRYPTWGSSGRAEAQPFYVNSPYGICLSHNGNLTNAAELRAFLDKDAHRHINTSSDSELMLSVFANELNETGKARINETDLFSALERTYKRIQGAWASVIMVAGYGVVAFRDPDGIRPLVWGSRKSTPNPDDDAYDYMVASESIALRQLGFKNITDVLPGQAVLFKKGCPPVFHQIQEPASYSPDIFEYVYFARPDSVIDGISVHESRNRQGIKLADNIIARLGEEAVKDIDVVIPIPETSNTAAAALAERLRKPYSMGFVKNRYVFRTFIMPGQQMRQKSVRRKLSTIDSEFKGKTVLLVDDSVVRGTTSREIVTMAREAGARKVIFSSCSPEVIHPHVHGIDLASQKDLIAHGRTNAEIAEQIGADDIIYQTVEDLVASCAELSPRDPKTQTFEIGVFSGCYVTPVSEAYLEQLDDARNSGRKRKALVASSGPVNTGPADSAETPAAKIAKTNGLAARTRADPQSPGNPADIGERPEMGYTENQKFKRGVGEGLVFWNYIAFISEVYYSGLELDDSQELIIHSNNCLVVISRRWIGGQPRLSACASYLYIVTVNVASFGVIYTKVFVGPSPRVPSTGQFSPSAPDGEEIPVSPLPFFPFPQVVVRLQAGLTGSQPPALIPVPVSFPTKGPWLRSENRWGKKLSQGPGTNFAKAWDPDDQPAHPRFDGRRPFGMTADAIIPSKPKTLLGERNPPAHWLHFIDLVNGFTGLPLLRWRHRRRGGHIFNTAPIAWTPRPLSRLLDAPFRLASRLSFSLTDTSEVHTSKPIRQAGRRRRAIISWWIRNYETGLFCHLYAPAWQSESMDMATFNRRPWVGPLEEEGDQDPRECKARAVRRSLGTGCVLAFWPTYPAKWAMPFGNSRYLSYAWQIGWAHAMQNASRAAAMSPTFLVTGMNLAKVWPGYPGLGKALHGRIIMANFEAWNQRDDGQSRRTHKGGALAPHRVFLVPNKGLGGLGLVSRFLEKNRALAHFQGPLTSGPAALHYPYGYAYHATRNRLLPEALGRGFLARAPCRLKSIRGCVAKRITPLGLLCPALSNSLPYARMLPAYSAAAVPHIVEDGLATTSLTLHPANGVL from the exons ATGTGTGGAATTCTTGGAATCTGCATGGGTCATTATGACCGGGATGAAGACAACTGCGACGCTGCGCAGGACATCCATGAAGCCATGTACCTTCTTCAGCACCGCGGCCAAGACGCCTGCGGTATTGCGACTAG TTCTTATGGAGGACGAATCTTCATGAACAAGGATTCTGGCATGGCAGCGACCGTCTTTAAGGACGGCAAGAGGGTCATTGACTTGCCTGGATGGATGGGCATTGGTCACCTTCGCTACCCTACCTGGGGAAGCAGTGGACGTGCTGAAG CTCAACCGTTCTACGTCAACAGCCCGTATGGAATCTGCCTGTCGCACAATGGCAACCTGACCAATGCTGCCGAGCTCCGTGCCTTCCTGGACAAGGACGCTCACAGGCATATCAACACCAGCAGTGACAGTGAGCTGATGCTGTCTGTCTTTGCCAACGAGCTTAATGAGACTGGAAAGGCGCGTATCAACGAGACAGATCTGTTCAGTGCGCTTGAGCGCACTTACAAGCGCATTCAGGGTGCCTGGGCTAGCGTCATCATGGTTGCTGGCTATGGTGTGGTTGCGTTCAGAGACCCTGATGGTATCCGTCCTTTGGTTTGGGGTTCTCGCAAGTCGACTCCTAACCCTGATGACGACGCTTACGACTACATGGTTGCGTCGGAGTCGATTGCTTTGCGCCAGCTGGGCTTCAAGAACATCACCGATGTCTTGCCTGGACAGGCTGTTCTCTTCAAGAAGGGCTGCCCTCCTGTTTTCCACCAGATTCAGGAGCCGGCTTCATACAGCCCTGACATCTTTGAATACG TGTACTTTGCAAGGCCTGACAGTGTCATTGATGGAATCAGTGTCCATGAGTCCCGCAACCGCCAGGGTATCAAGTTGGCTGACAATATCATCGCTCGGCTGGGCGAGGAGGCCGTTAAGGATATCGATGTTGTCATCCCTATCCCCGAGACTTCCAACACGGCTGCTGCAGCTTTGGCAGAGCGACTCAGGAAGCCCTATTCCATGGGTTTCGTCAAGAACCGTTACGTCTTCAGAACTTTCATCATGCCTGGACAGCAGATGCGGCAAAAGAGCGTTCGCCGCAAGCTCAGCACCATTGATTCCGAGTTCAAGGGCAAGACCGTGCTTCTTGTTGATGACTCGGTGGTTCGCGGAACGACTAGCCGGGAGATCGTCACCATGGCGCGTGAGGCCGGAGCTCGCAAGGTCATCTTCAGCTCGTGCTCGCCCGAGGTCATCCACCCTCATGTCCACGGCATTGACTTGGCATCGCAAAAGGATCTGATTGCTCATGGACGCACCAACGCCGAAATCGCCGAGCAAATCGGTGCTGATGACATCATCTACCAGACGGTCGAGGATCTCGTGGCCTCATGCGCCGAGCTTTCTCCTCGTGACCCCAAGACGCAGACTTTCGAGATCGGCGTTTTCAGCGGTTGCTATGTCACCCCTGTTTCTGAGGCCTACCTGGAGCAGCTCGACGATGCCCGCAACAGCGGCAGAAAGCGTAAGGCGCTTGTTGCCAGCAGCGGCCCCGTGAATACCGGCCCCGCGGACTCTGCGGAAACTCCTGCTGCTAAAATCGCCAAGACCAATGGCTTGGCGGCCCGGACACGAGCTGACCCGCAGTCCCCGGGAAACCCTGCGGACATTGG AGAAAGGCCAGAAATGGGGTATACAGAAAATCAAAAATTCAAGAGAGGCGTTGGGGAGGGATTGGTATTTTGGAACTACATTGCATTCATCTCTGAGGTTTATTACTCAGGCTTGGAGTTGG ATGATTCACAAGAATTAATCATCCATTCAAACAACTGCTTGGTGGTCATCAGTCGTCGTTGGATT GGTGGCCAACCCCGGTTAAGTGCATGCGCTTCATACTTGTACATCGTCACAGTCAACGTCGCTTCATTTGGTGTCATTTACACTAAGGTATTCGTAGGCCCGAGCCCGAGGGTTCCATCGACCGGTCAGTTTTCTCCATCCGCGCCAGACGGTGAAGAAATTCC CGTTTCCCCCCTTCCCTTCTTCCCGTTCCCACAGGTAGTGGTCAGGTTACAAGCCGGACTGACTGGTTCCCAGCCTCCAG CCCTCATCCCAGTGCCTGTATCTTTTCCCACCAAGGGCCCTTGGTTGCGTAGTGAAAACAGATGGGGAAAGAAACTCTCACA GGGACCTGGCACGAACTTTGCAAAGGCATGGGACCCGGACGACCAACCGGCACATCCGCGGTTCGACGGCCGGCGTCCATTTGGAATGACAGCTG ACGCAATAATCCCATCCAAGCCCAAAACTCTGCTGGGCGAGAGAAACCCGCCCGCCCACTGGCTGCATT TTATTGACCTAGTGAACGGGTTCACTGGCCTTCCCCTCCTCCGTTGGCGCCATCGCCGCCGCGGCGGCCACATCTTCAACAC CGCCCCCATCGCATGGACTCCACGACCCCTTTCTCGCCTGCTAGATGCACCCTTTCGCCTTGCCTCTAGGTTGTCTTTCAGCCTGACAGATACTTCAGAAGTTCACACCAGTAAACCCATCAGGCAGGCAGGAAGACGAAGGAGGGCGATCATCTCGTGGTGGATTCGCAACTACGAGACCGGGCTCTTCTGTCACCTCTATGCTCCGGCCTGGCAATCAGAGAGCATGGACATGGCCACCTTTAATCGCCGGCCATG GGTCGGACccttggaggaggagggggatcAGGATCCCAGGGAATGCAAAGCCCGCGCCGTCCGCCGGTCTCTTGGGACGGGCTGCGTTTTGGCATTTTGGCCAACATACCCCGCCAAATGGGCAATGCCATTTGGCAATAGTCGATACCTATCCTATGCCTGGCAGATTGGTTGGGCGCATGCCATGCAGAATGCAAGCCGTGCGGCTGCAATGTCACCGACGTTTTTGGTGACGGGCATGAACTTGGCCAAGGTTTGGCCGGGTTACC CTGGGCTTGGGAAAGCACTGCATGGCCGCATTATCATGGCCAACTTCGAGGCATGGAACCAGCGAGATGATGGACAATCCCGTCGCACGCACAAGGGCGGGGCTTTGGCTCCGCATAGAGTGTTTCTTGTTCCGA ACAAGGGGTTGGGGGGATTAGGATTGGTTTCCCGCTTCCTCGAAAAGAACAGAGCATTGGCCCATTTTCAGGGACCCCTC ACCTCCGGACCTGCTGCGCTGCATTATCCATACGGATACGCATACCATGCGACGCGCAACAGACTTCTTCCAGAAGCTCTGGGCCGCGGGTTCCTTGCCCGGGCCCCATGTCGTCTCAAGTCCATCCGTGGTTGCGTTGCGAAGCGAATAACTCCTCTCGGGCTACTCTGTCCCGCCTTGTCTAACAGCCTACCTTATGCCAGGATGCTTCCCGCCTATTCTGCTGCCGCTGTTCCTCATATTGTGGAGGATGGTTTAGCGACCACTTCTCTAACTCTTCATCCAGCGAATGGAGTGTTGTAG